Within Carassius gibelio isolate Cgi1373 ecotype wild population from Czech Republic chromosome A21, carGib1.2-hapl.c, whole genome shotgun sequence, the genomic segment tcaacaaattattaaaactggGACGGCAGTTCATACGCCACAGATTCTGACAGCTGACATGACAGTTCAGGGGCTGGATTCTGCACAATAACTATATGCATGATGCAAGATGGTTTTCATCCTGGATATGCTTTGAGGCTCTAGAATGACCTACAGAGAGCTTCTTATGGTGTTTTTTTGGAAAGGACAACATGTTTATGGGTAGCCGGACAGATGCGTTGCATTAAGTACAGTATTTTCTGTTATGCATTAGTGGTATTTCACACTGTCCTAGAACAAAGTTCATCCACATAGTTGGCAAAAGAAACTGTTTAAAGGCAGTCATGGTGCCTGAAACTATGTTTGTACATTTAGAGTGGATGGAATCAAAGAAGAAAAATCCGAACTAGGATCCACATGAGGCGTCTTCTATCATTTAAATACACTGTGATGGATAAAAGTACACCGGCAGGTCTCTTACGCACagggtttaaaataaaacatgtttgccTTTTAAAAAGCATGAGAATAATGACAATTGAATTGTAGGTAATGACTGATGAGATTACCAGTAGGATCATATTTTCCCTGTGCTGTGACAAGTGAAGGGTTGATGCTGATGAAAGCGGTTGGGTTGGGTAAGGAAAGGGGGTTTTGACATCAAAATTACATCCAAATATTTTGGCCAGTTCCACAGCTGATAAATCACATAGCAGAAAAATACACTGCTCCTCCGTTTGACATCACACCAATGCACACGTAGACGACTAGGATGAGAAAAGCTACTGCTCTCAGGTTACATTATAGGGTGGTTTGCACATACAATTTCACAACTAGCAGCGCAAGGAGATGCCGACTTAGCCAACTCTGATAAATggtgaaaaatatataaacaacactATGTACATTTTATCGTCAACTGTAGACGCAGCCAAATTTCTCTACTCGTAAGCCATTTACATAAACTCACCTACAAGATATTTTACTAATTAACTCTTGTCCTTATATTAACAACATCAGTTCTACCACAACCACATGGGCGTGCGCATGTATACACATTTCAAATGCATAACATGTATACATATGCATACATGGTTCATTCACATTACTTTCCATTTATGTCTAGAGACAACTAACCTGTTAACATCAATAATAAATCCTCTGAATATTTTGCAGATAGTTATCCAGCATAAAGTGCCTTCAATTGGAACATTCTTTTTGTTTGCTGCAAGTTTCATTTAGTCCAAGAAATGTTTTTAAGGTCCTCAGTGAAGCTTTTTTTGGATTCCGTACTGTATAGAAACAAGGATTCTTTGTTGGGGTCAGATCTCACCCAGTGCTCAGCAGGTTATGGATTTGTGCTGCCCATTTTTTGTTATGGGGTTTATCTTTTCCAGCGAGACATCCGCATCGCTATCCAAATTGCCTGACATGGAAGGTGACAGTTTCTCAAAGGTTTTTATACCAGAGTCATCCTCTCTCTTCTGGTTCTCCTCCTCCTGGCAGAGGATACTATGAGGGATTACATAGTTGCTGTTATTGCCCTCTTTGGGGATGTGGCCCTTAGGCTGATACTGAGAAGTAGACGGAGGGCCACCGTTGTTGTTGATACTCACAATCTCTATTGCGTTGCTGCCTGGACAAAGTCGATGGCAGCCCAGCAGGATGGAGAATGCCTTTCGGAAGTCAGCATTGAAGGCATAGATGATGGGGTTGAGTGAGGAGTTGGCCCAACCGAACCAGACAAAGACATCGAAGGTGGTGGAACTGATGCAGAAGAAGTCAGAGTTCTCGTTGGGGTTACAGAAAGGAACCATGCAGTTTAAGACAAAGAAGGGCAGCCAGCAGCATACAAAAACGCCCATGATGACCGAGAGGGTCTTGAGGACTTTGGTTTCACGCTTGAAGGACATCTTGAAGGAACTTTCAGACTCCATACTGGCATTGTTACCCATGCTACTGTGGCGGTTCTTGGCACTTTCAGCTGCTCTTTCTAGTGCCGAGATTCGGCGTATCTGCTTCTGGGCAATGCGATAGATGCGGGTGTAAGTGACCAACATAATGGCCACAGGAATGTAAAAACTGATCAGGGAGGAGGAGATGGCATATGTCCGATTAAGGCTGGAGTCGCAGTTGTCTGGGGGAAGCTCGCCGTAGGTGCCGTTCAGCTCCACCTGGGCTTTGTGCCAGTTCAGCTGCACAGGGATGAAGGAGATAAGGATGGACAGCGTCCACGCCACACTTATCATGATGAACGCCACCTTGGGTGTCATCTTGCGCTCGTAGCGGAACGGGCTAGAAATTGCCCAGTAGCGGTCCACGCTGATGACGCACAGATTCAAGATGGAGGCAGTGGAACACATGATGTCAAAGGCCACCCAGACATCGCAGAAGGCGCCAAATGGCCAAAACCCTACAATCTCAGAGGCCGCTTTCCATGGCATCACCAAAATGGCCACCAGCAAGTCAGAAATAGCCAGCGATATAACAAAGAAGTTGGTGACTTTTGAGCGCAGGTGGCGAAACTTTGTAACAGCAGCACAGACCAAAGTGTTGCCCAGTAGCGTGGTCAGGATGAGGAGCGAGAGAAAACAACCAGTCAGAACTCGCTTTGATGAATTGCGCTGCGACACACTGCTGTCCAGGACCGTGGAGTAGTTCACATCCATGGCTTTTTCATCAAGTCGAATGAGCAGTCACCCCATAACTCCACACCAAACCGAGAGTGCTTACACAGGAATCGGAGCAACTAGTTGATCTGTTTTGCCTGACGCTATGCTGACTGTAGCAGTCATCTTGTAAAACACGTTTCATAATTTCCATGTAAAAATCTCTTGAGGAGCTCAATAATAGATCCATGAACTCCCACAGATCTTCCCAATGAACATAATAcaactaaaagaagaaaaaaagacatacaTTTAGCATAATAATCACTTGATCTTGCTTGTAGACTGTTTAGTGTCTAATTAAGACGTTTCTGCTTACAGTACCTTGTCAGCAGTTTGTTTATTGTCCCACAGCATACTCTCCCAAACAGGTTAAGCAAACATAGGCAGGCGTGATGATTAGCCTTATATATGTGCTCATCGATAGTCTATTGATCGGATTGCAGCCACGGTGGTCTGATTTGTCCCCGTTAATGACAGCAAAAGTGCGTCCGTGGCATGTTGTTCCCAATGCAGACTCCGTTCCAGAGAGACAACGGGTGACAGACAGTTCGTTTGAGAAACAGTAAGAGGTACGCATTACACATCGTTTCTGTCCAACAACATTTCTCCTTTTCTCAAGCGCTTTGCCAAAAGGCTACACTTAACCGACAACAAACAAAGTATTTCATTCCTCTTTGCGTTGCGTTCAGCGCATCTCGATTCCACTGATCATAAGCTGCAAACGCACCAGACTCAACAGTAAAGCCAACAGAGTCGCGATTTGTCGCACTTCTCACGTTTCAGGCGTCCGATTTGTCCTCGATCCATTCGCGCGTGAAGAAAAACATCTTGCTTCCTTTAAGTTTTCcttaaaagtgattttaaagcGTTTGCATGGGTCCTGTGAGGAAAGGCTGCTTTCGTCCCGTGCACATCATGTTGAATTACAGCTCATACTGTCTCATCCTGTCGCGCAGCATCACATATGCATTACCAGCATTCGAGCAATGACAACTttacaattcattaaaaaaaataaataaataaaggatctATTGATTTCATTTTCTGCACCGTTAAAATTGCATGTCTGTCTGATGCAAATAGTCTTGGGCATCATTGGGTATGTTTTTGTCAGTGCAATAGTTTCCTCGAGTTTTACTTCTGTGCTGGGCTTGCTCTGAGAAGCTCTGACAGGTCTGGAGTTATAGCGAGCCGTTATAACATGTATtctttcaaacaatttttttttttgctagtagGCTACTTCTTTTTAAACACTAGTAAGAAATCAAATAGTATCTAGGATATTTTTCCAATTTCAAATCCAATTCCAATAagcaatatttcaaaatgtatgttCTTTTGCAACTGGTCactttgtaaaaaatgtaattaaattgtgtttaatttaattcattttttgttgttgctgtttttgtcattaaatTCTTCAACTGACAattgacaaataataataataataataaattataaatattatagacAATTATAGATATTAGTTTCTCATAAGTAGGTACTATTATCTAGCAGTAGCAAAATCATTTAGCCCTAGTATTTAATGAATACttgctattgaaaaaaaaaatgctagtcaACAATGgattaataagtaataaaaaaatctaaaagccAAAAACACAATAGTAGTTATTCTGAAGAAGTAAACATTATCATGGCTTGCCATCAAAACCCCTCACAAatcagttattaaaatattaattacaccttattattattttttttaaattattatttatttagttagtttttaaTAGCTATTCATCGATACAGCTTAATGAACAACACAATCATATTTTCAGAACATGGAATGCAATTCCAATGAAATAACCTTAAAAACAGAGCAGAACAGGTTATTTTAAGAAACATGGTTTAGCAGGCTTAGGCTTATGAAATGGTTCAATGAGGCCATCTGCTGGAACAGATTATTTAAGGATGTGAATGAACCTCAGTATGACAGCATAGAAACTTGGTTCCCTGCAATCACCCTGCCACTGTATTTCAATGTGAAAATCTTCAAAACATCATAATTTTTCAAATTagcaaattcaaaaaaaaaaaaaaaaaaaaaaaaaaaaaaaatcaaaatgaacttaatatcattttaaaaattaataaagagTACAGCAGTCATATTATCAGATGGCAATACCACAACACTTTGGC encodes:
- the LOC127941494 gene encoding D(1)-like dopamine receptor, whose amino-acid sequence is MDVNYSTVLDSSVSQRNSSKRVLTGCFLSLLILTTLLGNTLVCAAVTKFRHLRSKVTNFFVISLAISDLLVAILVMPWKAASEIVGFWPFGAFCDVWVAFDIMCSTASILNLCVISVDRYWAISSPFRYERKMTPKVAFIMISVAWTLSILISFIPVQLNWHKAQVELNGTYGELPPDNCDSSLNRTYAISSSLISFYIPVAIMLVTYTRIYRIAQKQIRRISALERAAESAKNRHSSMGNNASMESESSFKMSFKRETKVLKTLSVIMGVFVCCWLPFFVLNCMVPFCNPNENSDFFCISSTTFDVFVWFGWANSSLNPIIYAFNADFRKAFSILLGCHRLCPGSNAIEIVSINNNGGPPSTSQYQPKGHIPKEGNNSNYVIPHSILCQEEENQKREDDSGIKTFEKLSPSMSGNLDSDADVSLEKINPITKNGQHKSITC